The following are from one region of the Thermofilum sp. genome:
- a CDS encoding 4Fe-4S dicluster domain-containing protein, protein MAKARGYFAGFSLKSDVGLSSDDVVLFKTVSQQPELFESVGMIALPTVSDYRAGKARKARIHVVYYKSQSDYLLLTRPLSANLEEVVSFASSLRGSSSDLKIFASLASDRITGFERLIRAFGGSVDGYEIDLGLMFHLYGMRRGFESFAIDLLEELVRRADRPLLAKVSPGIPMSEDFLKLVVETGISGLVFSPHVAYSIGSELFRAHSPLLSRVFSHAWARLSASLSLSTAYITDVPPALLDELDPARAFDVLLLDVAALLGYVKIREGAGAPMPLRWIEAAEGAYPTLDWEDRECAYACPFAAFAGAGKGGLLAAREERCDFCGLCLSACKTAKLTRVLTPE, encoded by the coding sequence GTGGCAAAGGCGAGAGGGTACTTCGCGGGGTTTTCGCTGAAAAGCGACGTAGGGCTAAGCAGCGACGATGTCGTGCTCTTCAAAACTGTTTCGCAGCAGCCGGAGCTCTTCGAGAGCGTAGGCATGATTGCCTTGCCGACGGTTTCGGACTACCGCGCAGGCAAAGCTAGGAAGGCGAGGATCCACGTGGTCTACTACAAGTCGCAGTCGGACTACTTGCTCCTCACGCGCCCCCTCTCCGCGAACCTCGAGGAGGTGGTGAGCTTCGCTAGCAGCTTGCGGGGCAGCTCCAGCGATTTAAAGATCTTCGCTTCCCTAGCCTCTGATCGCATCACCGGGTTTGAGCGGTTAATCCGAGCTTTCGGCGGCTCCGTGGATGGCTATGAGATCGACCTGGGGTTAATGTTCCACCTCTACGGGATGCGGAGAGGGTTCGAATCCTTCGCGATCGATCTTCTCGAGGAGCTAGTAAGGAGAGCGGACCGCCCCCTTCTCGCGAAAGTCTCCCCCGGCATCCCGATGAGCGAAGACTTCCTCAAGCTTGTGGTCGAAACCGGGATCAGCGGCCTAGTCTTCTCCCCCCATGTAGCCTACAGCATAGGCAGCGAACTTTTCCGCGCTCATTCACCCCTTCTCTCCCGAGTGTTCTCGCACGCGTGGGCTCGCCTCTCAGCCAGCCTTAGCCTATCAACAGCTTACATAACGGATGTGCCTCCCGCGCTGCTCGACGAGTTGGACCCCGCGAGAGCGTTCGACGTTCTCCTCCTCGACGTCGCAGCACTGCTCGGCTACGTGAAGATTCGAGAAGGGGCCGGGGCTCCTATGCCGCTCCGCTGGATTGAGGCTGCAGAGGGTGCTTACCCTACTCTCGATTGGGAGGATAGGGAGTGCGCCTACGCGTGTCCCTTCGCCGCATTTGCTGGTGCGGGGAAGGGGGGACTTCTCGCCGCTAGGGAGGAGAGATGCGACTTCTGCGGGCTTTGCCTCTCAGCGTGTAAAACCGCGAAGCTGACGCGTGTGCTAACTCCCGAGTGA
- a CDS encoding adenosine-specific kinase, protein MSVRLEIVRMLIPEKANIIIGQTHFIKSVEDIAEVVVTSVPGAKFGLAFNEASGDRLVRYDGNDEELVKAAIENAQRIGAGHVFVLLVRDAWPINLLNQLKMVQEVAHIYCASANPVQVIVAETDQGRGVLGVIDGFTVVGVEGEADKKKRVDFLRKIGYKRS, encoded by the coding sequence GTGAGCGTAAGGCTTGAAATCGTCAGAATGTTGATTCCCGAGAAGGCCAACATCATCATTGGGCAGACACACTTCATCAAGTCGGTCGAGGATATAGCGGAGGTTGTGGTTACTAGTGTTCCGGGCGCGAAATTCGGCTTAGCGTTCAACGAGGCTTCCGGGGACAGGCTAGTCAGATACGATGGAAATGACGAGGAGCTCGTCAAGGCCGCTATAGAGAACGCGCAGAGGATCGGGGCGGGACACGTTTTCGTGCTACTCGTAAGGGATGCATGGCCCATCAACCTCTTGAATCAGCTGAAGATGGTTCAAGAGGTTGCACACATCTACTGCGCAAGCGCTAATCCGGTCCAAGTGATAGTCGCCGAGACAGACCAGGGTAGGGGTGTGCTCGGCGTGATAGACGGCTTCACGGTTGTCGGGGTAGAAGGGGAAGCCGATAAGAAGAAGAGAGTAGACTTCCTCAGGAAGATAGGGTACAAGAGAAGCTAG
- a CDS encoding TGS domain-containing protein, whose product MPANLPPEARAKWRRVMEARSPEEKLIALQEFLSAVPKHKGTERLRMQVTRQIASLRREIEERKKRKGGGEHFFLEKEGDIQVVLLGLPGSGKTEVFNCLAGLSVLDEPRKPVPGVRIWEGVYFQLVNTPPLIEGADVTSRVLALARNADALIVVINTRMDVYYQLSVLSKLLEEGKIAVKKPRCTVTIERKATGGIVLVGRLVGATLQELAALLRDYGVHHAIVRIEGEATLDDVEEALFGSTLYKPTLLVSWGGRLADSASLSGVPVVSASSCESLDFSSMAHYFLRSLDLIRVYTRNPKTGVVETRPVLVKRGTRVVEVAKIIHSDLYENFKFAKVWSTRFEFNPRRVGRDYVPEDGDVVEIVA is encoded by the coding sequence ATGCCGGCCAATCTACCCCCCGAAGCTAGAGCTAAGTGGAGAAGGGTGATGGAGGCTAGAAGTCCGGAGGAGAAGCTGATAGCCTTGCAGGAGTTTCTCTCAGCAGTTCCCAAGCATAAGGGTACAGAGCGCCTGCGGATGCAAGTGACGAGGCAGATAGCATCCCTTAGGCGTGAGATTGAAGAGCGTAAGAAGAGGAAGGGGGGAGGGGAGCATTTCTTCCTCGAAAAAGAAGGAGATATTCAAGTCGTCCTCCTTGGGCTACCTGGCAGCGGTAAGACAGAGGTCTTTAACTGCTTAGCGGGCTTATCCGTGCTGGACGAGCCCAGAAAACCAGTGCCAGGCGTTCGCATCTGGGAGGGAGTGTACTTTCAGCTCGTAAACACGCCACCCCTCATCGAAGGAGCTGACGTGACTTCTCGCGTACTAGCCCTAGCCAGGAACGCTGATGCACTTATCGTGGTTATCAACACCAGGATGGATGTCTATTACCAGCTGAGTGTTCTTTCTAAGCTTCTCGAAGAGGGGAAAATTGCTGTGAAGAAACCCCGCTGTACAGTCACCATTGAGAGGAAGGCCACAGGCGGTATAGTGCTTGTAGGCAGGCTTGTGGGAGCTACCTTGCAGGAGCTAGCAGCGCTTCTAAGGGATTACGGAGTGCACCACGCTATCGTGAGGATAGAGGGTGAAGCGACGCTTGATGACGTGGAAGAAGCTTTGTTCGGGTCAACCCTATACAAGCCCACGCTCCTGGTCTCCTGGGGAGGTCGCCTGGCGGACTCAGCTTCTCTCAGCGGCGTGCCCGTGGTGAGCGCAAGCAGTTGCGAAAGCTTAGACTTCAGCAGCATGGCCCACTACTTTCTTCGATCGCTAGACCTTATCCGCGTCTACACGAGGAACCCGAAGACCGGAGTGGTAGAAACCCGCCCAGTGCTCGTGAAGCGGGGTACGCGCGTGGTGGAGGTCGCTAAGATAATTCACAGCGATCTCTACGAGAACTTCAAGTTCGCGAAAGTGTGGAGCACCAGGTTCGAGTTCAACCCCAGGAGGGTGGGCAGGGACTACGTTCCCGAGGACGGCGATGTTGTTGAAATCGTCGCCTAG
- a CDS encoding ribosomal protein L13e → MVSVSSQPEPPRPVVTSPVLRVHARLPPRPVREGKGFSEGEVRELGLTVAEARLLGIFVDKRRKSVHPENVERLRQYLLELKRALEQGAEPPRPALPEKVVVKADPTKVFKGKTAAGRRGRGLLSLKLRYTHHYKWKRKQRERLLKKRHEAARHKGGD, encoded by the coding sequence GTGGTTAGCGTGAGCAGCCAGCCGGAACCGCCCAGGCCCGTGGTTACCAGCCCGGTGCTCAGAGTACACGCTAGGCTACCCCCCAGGCCGGTGAGGGAGGGTAAGGGGTTTAGCGAAGGTGAGGTGCGGGAGCTCGGGCTCACGGTGGCTGAAGCCAGGCTTCTGGGAATCTTCGTGGACAAGAGGAGGAAGAGCGTGCATCCCGAGAACGTGGAGAGGTTGCGCCAGTACCTCCTCGAGCTGAAGAGAGCCTTGGAGCAGGGCGCTGAGCCGCCGAGACCGGCTCTACCCGAGAAAGTTGTTGTGAAAGCGGATCCCACTAAAGTTTTCAAGGGGAAGACTGCGGCTGGGAGGCGCGGGAGGGGGCTTCTCTCGCTGAAGCTCCGCTACACTCACCACTACAAGTGGAAGAGGAAGCAGAGGGAGAGGCTGCTGAAGAAGAGGCATGAAGCGGCCCGCCACAAGGGCGGGGATTAA
- a CDS encoding CDC48 family AAA ATPase produces MSEKQEVELRVAEARSRDVGRGIVRLDRSIMSRLGLEPGDIVEIEGKKLTAAVVWPQALEDEGSGIVRMDGYIRRNAGVSVGDTVKVRKAKSAPARRVVLAPASQFFIETSPDLAEYVKSKLLGRPLVRGNVVEIPLFSSALPFTVVSTLPAQVVQVTESTEIVIKSEPGAAEVSIPRVTYEDIGDLEEAKQKVREMVELPLRHPELFKHLGIDPPKGVLFYGPPGTGKTLLAKAVANETGAYFISINGPEIMSKFYGESEQRLREIFEEAQKNAPAIIFIDEIDAIAPKREEVTGEVEKRVVAQLLALMDGLKERGQVVVIAATNRPDDIDPALRRPGRFDREIAFPVPDRRARREILQVHTRNMPLAEDVNLDELAEMTHGFTGADLAALCREAAMRALRRYLPRINIESEKIPAEVLKEMKVTRSDFFEALKDVQPSALREVYIEVPEVRWDDIGGLEDVKQQLREAVEWPLKHPEFFREMGIDPPKGILLYGPPGTGKTLLAKAVATESEANFIGVRGPEVLSKWVGESEKAVREIFRKARQAAPCVVFFDEIDSIAPRRGQRFDSGVTDRIVNQLLTEMDGLERLEGVVVIGATNRPDILDPALLRPGRFDRLIYVPPPDEKARFEILKVHTRRMPLAEDVNLAELAKRTEGYTGADLAAVCKEAALAALREAGRPTKVTMSHFLKALDAIKPSITKEDLIRFQRLAEEFKRMVG; encoded by the coding sequence ATGTCCGAGAAGCAGGAAGTTGAGCTTCGTGTCGCGGAGGCGCGCTCTAGAGATGTCGGCAGAGGCATTGTACGCCTGGATCGCAGCATAATGAGCAGGCTCGGTTTAGAGCCGGGTGACATCGTCGAGATTGAGGGGAAGAAGCTGACCGCAGCGGTCGTGTGGCCTCAAGCGCTCGAGGACGAAGGCTCAGGAATCGTCAGGATGGACGGGTACATCAGGCGCAATGCCGGCGTGAGCGTAGGCGATACCGTTAAAGTGAGGAAGGCTAAGTCTGCCCCGGCCCGCAGGGTAGTTCTCGCCCCCGCGTCCCAGTTTTTCATCGAGACGAGCCCGGACCTAGCAGAGTACGTTAAGAGCAAGCTTCTGGGGAGGCCCCTGGTGCGGGGCAATGTCGTCGAGATACCTCTCTTCAGCTCAGCTCTGCCTTTCACAGTGGTATCCACGTTGCCAGCGCAGGTCGTGCAGGTTACCGAGTCTACGGAGATTGTGATAAAGAGCGAGCCTGGCGCTGCAGAGGTTTCGATTCCTCGAGTAACCTACGAGGACATCGGTGACCTGGAAGAAGCGAAGCAAAAAGTCCGGGAGATGGTCGAGCTGCCTCTGCGGCACCCAGAGCTCTTCAAGCATCTGGGCATCGACCCACCCAAGGGAGTGCTCTTCTACGGTCCACCGGGCACGGGTAAGACCCTCCTGGCTAAAGCCGTGGCGAATGAGACGGGTGCGTACTTCATCTCGATAAATGGCCCCGAGATTATGAGCAAGTTCTACGGTGAGAGTGAGCAGCGGCTTAGAGAAATTTTCGAGGAAGCCCAGAAGAACGCGCCTGCGATTATCTTTATCGACGAGATTGATGCTATAGCGCCGAAACGTGAAGAAGTAACTGGTGAAGTTGAGAAAAGAGTCGTTGCACAGCTCCTAGCACTCATGGACGGGCTGAAGGAGCGCGGCCAGGTCGTAGTGATTGCCGCGACGAACCGTCCAGACGACATTGACCCAGCCTTAAGGAGGCCCGGGAGGTTTGACCGAGAGATAGCTTTCCCGGTGCCCGATAGGAGGGCGCGGAGAGAGATCCTGCAGGTTCATACGAGAAACATGCCGCTGGCCGAGGATGTGAACCTGGATGAGTTGGCCGAGATGACGCACGGCTTCACGGGTGCGGACCTGGCGGCTTTGTGCCGAGAAGCTGCGATGAGAGCTCTGAGAAGGTACCTTCCGAGGATAAACATCGAGAGCGAGAAGATACCGGCGGAGGTCCTCAAGGAGATGAAGGTGACCAGGTCGGACTTCTTCGAGGCACTAAAGGATGTTCAGCCGAGCGCGCTCAGGGAAGTTTACATCGAGGTTCCTGAAGTTCGCTGGGATGATATCGGTGGGCTTGAGGATGTGAAGCAGCAGCTTAGAGAAGCGGTCGAGTGGCCGCTCAAACACCCCGAGTTCTTTAGAGAGATGGGCATCGACCCGCCTAAGGGTATTCTGCTCTATGGTCCACCGGGCACGGGTAAGACCCTCCTGGCTAAAGCCGTAGCCACGGAGAGCGAAGCAAACTTCATTGGCGTAAGGGGACCTGAGGTCCTCAGCAAGTGGGTCGGCGAGAGTGAGAAGGCAGTTAGGGAGATATTCCGCAAAGCCAGGCAAGCAGCGCCATGCGTGGTCTTCTTCGACGAGATCGACTCGATAGCCCCTAGGAGAGGGCAGAGGTTCGACTCCGGAGTTACTGATCGCATAGTCAACCAGTTGTTGACGGAGATGGATGGTTTGGAGAGGCTTGAGGGTGTGGTGGTGATTGGTGCGACGAATCGTCCGGATATTTTGGATCCTGCTTTGCTCCGCCCCGGCCGTTTCGACCGCTTAATTTACGTGCCGCCGCCCGACGAGAAAGCTCGCTTCGAGATTTTGAAAGTTCACACGAGGAGAATGCCTCTCGCAGAAGACGTTAACCTCGCAGAACTAGCAAAACGCACAGAAGGCTACACAGGCGCGGACCTTGCGGCTGTGTGCAAGGAGGCTGCCCTAGCTGCCCTGCGCGAGGCGGGTAGACCGACTAAAGTTACCATGAGCCACTTCCTCAAAGCTCTCGACGCGATAAAGCCGAGCATCACGAAGGAGGATTTGATACGTTTCCAGAGGCTCGCCGAGGAGTTCAAGCGCATGGTAGGCTAG
- the truD gene encoding tRNA pseudouridine(13) synthase TruD gives MPLRCSVPLDIALGMEYYGLETPGSGGFLRRELGDFLVFEVSVDGAVASPRCGDEGGSGEYTWLVMEKRKVDTLTAVRAIEKFFGLPKGSVGVAGLKDTTAITYQFVSVPLELDPVKVEEFNSKHSRVKLHCFFRRPFRLRPGLLFGNRFEVVIRDVRNVDAVAEAVQHLKQVGGLPNYYGYQRFGSVRPITHIVGKHILLGEYELAVEKLLLTVYEKESERAKRVRRYLAETGDYKGTLSMFPRTMHNEKAVIAYLAEHPGDYVGAFRALSTYVRKLFIGAYQAYLFNRLLSRRIEEGLSFVYAVPGDIVGFFSDRKTHEPSGVLLVNSAVVDKVNRWISEGHAALLLPIFGYNSQLPSGKPGELARELLREEGLDLAAFRLKSMPEASSGGTYRLAALKPLEVSYAAEGSTVRLVFTLRKGMYATTLLRDIVKPEDPPAQGF, from the coding sequence GTGCCGTTGCGCTGCAGCGTCCCACTGGATATCGCTCTCGGTATGGAGTATTACGGGCTTGAAACACCCGGTAGCGGGGGTTTTCTCCGAAGAGAGCTTGGAGACTTCCTCGTGTTCGAGGTCAGTGTTGATGGAGCGGTCGCTTCGCCTCGCTGCGGGGACGAGGGGGGGTCGGGGGAGTACACGTGGCTTGTGATGGAGAAGAGGAAGGTGGATACGCTTACAGCAGTCCGCGCTATCGAGAAGTTCTTCGGGTTGCCCAAGGGGAGCGTCGGCGTGGCTGGGCTCAAGGACACAACCGCTATCACCTACCAGTTCGTCTCAGTGCCCTTGGAGCTGGACCCCGTTAAGGTAGAGGAGTTCAACTCCAAGCACTCGAGAGTTAAGCTTCACTGCTTTTTCCGGAGGCCTTTCCGGCTTAGACCCGGCCTATTGTTCGGGAACCGCTTCGAGGTGGTTATTCGTGACGTGAGGAATGTCGACGCAGTGGCGGAGGCTGTCCAGCACCTCAAACAGGTGGGTGGTTTACCCAACTATTACGGCTACCAGAGGTTCGGGAGTGTGAGGCCTATCACGCATATCGTCGGCAAGCACATCCTCCTGGGAGAGTACGAGCTAGCGGTGGAGAAACTTCTGCTAACGGTGTACGAGAAAGAGTCGGAGAGAGCCAAGAGGGTGCGCCGCTACCTCGCGGAGACAGGCGACTACAAGGGCACTCTCTCGATGTTCCCGAGGACTATGCACAACGAGAAGGCTGTAATAGCTTACCTGGCTGAGCACCCCGGCGACTACGTAGGTGCTTTCCGCGCGCTGTCGACGTACGTGAGGAAGCTCTTCATAGGAGCTTACCAGGCCTACCTCTTCAACCGGCTGCTCAGCAGGAGGATAGAGGAGGGGCTTTCCTTCGTCTACGCTGTGCCGGGAGATATCGTGGGTTTCTTCTCCGACAGGAAGACCCACGAGCCCTCGGGAGTTCTGCTTGTGAACAGCGCTGTAGTTGATAAGGTGAATAGGTGGATAAGCGAGGGGCACGCTGCCCTGCTCCTACCTATCTTCGGGTACAACTCTCAACTTCCTTCGGGCAAGCCGGGCGAGCTTGCCAGGGAGCTTCTACGCGAGGAAGGTTTGGATCTGGCGGCTTTTCGGTTGAAAAGCATGCCTGAGGCCTCCTCCGGCGGCACTTACCGCTTAGCGGCGCTTAAACCCCTGGAGGTGAGCTACGCGGCTGAGGGCTCCACGGTTAGGCTCGTCTTCACCCTCAGGAAGGGCATGTACGCCACAACTCTTCTGCGCGATATAGTGAAGCCTGAAGACCCTCCCGCGCAGGGGTTCTGA
- a CDS encoding U6 snRNA-associated Sm-like protein LSm6 — translation MSASSLKLGSTLRGNPLDYIRRANGKNILVKLKDGTEYIGRLRFLDRSMNLLLDEAKEVSDTNKLLANLGTVFIRGSNLLYVSLDLSKVTFFEPTEAQKREEPQQGSEEDQED, via the coding sequence GTGAGCGCATCCTCCCTGAAGCTGGGTTCAACGCTTAGAGGGAACCCCCTCGACTACATACGCCGGGCGAATGGCAAGAACATCCTGGTGAAGCTAAAAGACGGGACAGAGTACATCGGAAGACTAAGGTTCCTCGACCGCTCTATGAATCTACTTCTCGACGAAGCGAAGGAGGTTAGCGATACCAACAAGCTCCTCGCCAACCTCGGCACGGTCTTCATCCGCGGGAGCAACCTGCTTTACGTTTCGCTCGATCTCAGCAAAGTCACCTTCTTCGAGCCCACCGAAGCCCAGAAGCGAGAGGAGCCCCAGCAGGGCAGCGAGGAGGATCAGGAGGATTAG
- a CDS encoding TFIIB-type zinc finger domain-containing protein codes for MGEVRCSVCGSPEVAAKIEGKYYCRECGAKLLRENSKRLLEYLKKKYLEKAA; via the coding sequence GTGGGGGAGGTTCGCTGCAGCGTGTGCGGTAGCCCCGAAGTAGCGGCTAAAATCGAGGGCAAGTACTACTGCCGCGAGTGCGGAGCCAAGCTCCTGAGGGAAAACTCGAAGAGGCTGCTGGAGTACTTGAAGAAGAAGTACCTCGAGAAGGCTGCTTAA
- a CDS encoding GNAT family N-acetyltransferase, with amino-acid sequence MPLIPEEHLAEVREELVSAAKLGHRRMLVITSEDDSKLVTAALDFLYEVRDLVARDPVLYTYHAFYSDGAMRKELFSRGAPKEVEVEYVSYHELDRILGRTYSACVADLVNNLEPNDLGRIMGVVRGGGLYILLIPPFKKIPEVVTRFQLNLVTPGYTVRDVRKLFEKRFLQKLLQHEGIAIYDADAKMFLRKYSPTTYVEPGKRTLLFPEKSRIPARVYKMALTQDQVEVLKLLERFYEKREGRKLVLVLTADRGRGKSSVVGIGVGWLAHRLRRAKGRCRVILTAPSELNVQEVFRFSRRVLEMYKHPLEIEEKGENVVALHSKGIELEYLPPVEAAKARGDILLVDEAASISVPLLFKMLERFDKIVFSSTIHGYEGAGRGFSVRFLRRLRSEPDVEVLEYEMSEPIRYAQGDPIEKWVFDTLLLDAEPAALTEEDFKDIEAMKVTYYSPGEDFFLDREDELRQFFGIYVLSHYRNNPNDLGMIMNAPHHFARMLKTPSGKVVVSMELAVEGGMDDETVKASARGAWIMGNIIPDRLIKHYKVLDFGELRGIRVVRIATHPAVMRRGLGSLALQMLEKEAESRGLDWVGAGFGVTEELLRFWVRNGYIPVHMSPEKNPVSGEYSVLVIKPLSERAKRLVSVFAREFREKILGSLATPYFDLETGSALLLLESLPSEDAVLQLRLLQVARFLMYAWSDMTAENCMDVLVELAKHYFRAKIRPELTRRQKLLLVAKVLQAKSWHMVCSELGMSLQEATSELKNIAKAFSEVYLGVRSEKEAEKYFYLTLTALQADSSFYAQGGQ; translated from the coding sequence GTGCCGTTAATCCCGGAGGAACACCTCGCTGAAGTCAGGGAGGAGCTTGTAAGCGCAGCTAAGCTCGGGCACAGGAGAATGCTAGTCATCACCAGCGAGGATGATTCAAAGCTAGTGACGGCGGCTCTGGACTTCCTCTACGAGGTCAGGGACCTAGTGGCGCGTGACCCAGTACTCTACACCTACCACGCTTTTTACTCCGACGGAGCTATGAGGAAGGAGCTCTTCAGCCGAGGCGCGCCTAAGGAGGTTGAAGTAGAGTACGTGTCGTACCACGAGCTCGACAGGATTCTCGGCCGCACGTACTCCGCCTGCGTGGCCGACCTCGTGAACAACCTCGAGCCCAACGACTTGGGCAGGATAATGGGTGTGGTGAGAGGTGGAGGGCTCTACATCCTTCTAATTCCACCTTTCAAGAAGATTCCAGAGGTCGTTACGAGGTTCCAGCTCAACCTCGTCACTCCAGGCTACACCGTGAGAGATGTGAGGAAGCTGTTCGAGAAGAGGTTCCTTCAGAAGCTGTTGCAGCACGAGGGGATAGCGATATACGATGCAGACGCAAAAATGTTCCTGAGAAAGTACTCGCCGACCACGTATGTCGAGCCCGGGAAGAGAACTCTCCTGTTTCCCGAAAAGAGCAGGATCCCGGCGCGGGTCTATAAGATGGCTTTAACGCAGGATCAAGTAGAGGTCTTGAAGCTTCTGGAGAGATTCTACGAGAAGCGGGAGGGGAGAAAGCTTGTCCTCGTGCTCACCGCAGATAGAGGGAGAGGCAAGTCCTCCGTTGTAGGTATAGGTGTAGGGTGGCTTGCCCACCGCCTTAGGAGGGCTAAGGGAAGGTGCAGGGTCATACTGACCGCTCCCTCCGAGCTGAACGTGCAGGAAGTGTTCAGATTCTCCCGGAGAGTTTTAGAGATGTACAAGCACCCCCTAGAAATTGAGGAGAAGGGGGAAAACGTCGTTGCGCTGCACAGTAAAGGTATTGAGCTGGAGTACCTTCCTCCGGTGGAAGCCGCGAAAGCGAGAGGAGATATCCTCCTTGTGGATGAGGCGGCCTCGATCAGCGTCCCCCTACTCTTCAAGATGCTTGAGCGATTCGACAAGATCGTGTTCTCCTCCACGATCCACGGGTACGAGGGGGCGGGCAGAGGATTCTCCGTGAGGTTCCTCAGGCGGCTGCGCAGCGAGCCGGACGTGGAGGTGCTCGAGTACGAGATGAGCGAGCCCATCCGCTACGCTCAGGGCGACCCGATCGAGAAGTGGGTCTTTGACACGCTTCTCTTGGATGCAGAGCCGGCGGCGCTGACGGAGGAGGACTTCAAGGATATCGAGGCGATGAAGGTGACTTACTACTCGCCCGGTGAGGACTTCTTCCTCGACCGGGAGGATGAGCTTCGCCAGTTTTTCGGGATCTACGTGCTGTCGCACTACAGGAATAACCCGAACGACCTCGGGATGATAATGAACGCGCCTCACCACTTCGCCCGCATGCTGAAAACGCCGAGCGGTAAGGTTGTCGTCTCGATGGAGCTAGCCGTGGAGGGCGGTATGGACGATGAAACAGTGAAAGCTTCGGCGAGGGGTGCCTGGATTATGGGTAACATAATACCTGACAGACTCATCAAGCACTACAAGGTTCTCGACTTCGGCGAACTGAGGGGGATCAGGGTAGTGAGGATCGCCACCCATCCGGCTGTGATGCGGCGTGGCCTGGGCAGTCTAGCGCTGCAGATGCTTGAGAAGGAAGCTGAGAGCAGGGGGCTAGACTGGGTGGGCGCCGGCTTCGGCGTCACCGAAGAACTGCTGAGGTTCTGGGTTAGGAACGGGTACATCCCGGTTCACATGAGCCCCGAGAAGAACCCCGTCAGCGGGGAGTACAGCGTGCTGGTGATCAAACCCTTATCCGAGCGTGCTAAGAGACTGGTGAGCGTTTTCGCTAGAGAGTTTAGGGAGAAGATTCTCGGCAGCCTAGCGACACCATACTTCGATCTCGAGACGGGGAGCGCTCTCCTGCTGCTGGAGTCGCTGCCCAGCGAAGATGCGGTTCTCCAGCTCAGGCTACTCCAGGTAGCTAGGTTCCTGATGTACGCGTGGAGCGACATGACTGCCGAGAACTGCATGGATGTGCTCGTAGAGCTAGCAAAACACTACTTTAGGGCGAAGATCCGCCCCGAGCTCACGCGTAGGCAGAAGCTTTTGCTGGTGGCGAAAGTCCTGCAGGCGAAGAGCTGGCACATGGTATGCTCCGAGCTGGGAATGAGCCTTCAGGAAGCGACCAGCGAGCTGAAAAACATCGCGAAAGCCTTCTCGGAGGTCTACCTGGGTGTTCGATCGGAGAAGGAAGCTGAGAAGTACTTCTACCTCACTTTAACCGCTTTGCAGGCAGACTCTTCCTTCTACGCCCAGGGAGGCCAGTAG
- the pth2 gene encoding peptidyl-tRNA hydrolase Pth2: MKQVIVIRKDVEMGKGKMVAQGAHASLSAFLKAWRKRREWAVEWLRSGQKKVVVKVSSLEELRSVCREARALGLPVAVVRDRGLTQLPPGTVTAAGIGPAPSELVDRVTGKLKLL, encoded by the coding sequence ATGAAGCAAGTCATCGTAATAAGGAAGGATGTCGAGATGGGAAAGGGGAAGATGGTGGCTCAGGGCGCGCACGCATCTCTGAGCGCTTTCCTCAAAGCGTGGAGAAAGCGCCGCGAGTGGGCTGTGGAATGGCTCCGCAGCGGCCAGAAGAAGGTAGTTGTCAAAGTTAGCAGCCTCGAAGAGCTTAGGTCGGTGTGCAGGGAAGCCCGAGCGCTGGGCCTCCCAGTAGCGGTGGTGAGGGATCGGGGACTCACGCAGCTTCCGCCGGGCACGGTAACTGCGGCGGGTATAGGCCCCGCCCCCTCCGAGCTGGTTGACCGCGTTACAGGTAAGCTAAAATTGCTCTAG